The Narcine bancroftii isolate sNarBan1 chromosome 6, sNarBan1.hap1, whole genome shotgun sequence genome window below encodes:
- the LOC138736011 gene encoding engulfment and cell motility protein 2 isoform X4, producing the protein MQVVREQITRSLSTKPNSLDQFKNKVRCMSYSEILRLRQSERMSQDDFQSPPIIELREKIQPEVMELIKQQRLNRLCEGTSFRKISNRRRQDKFWYCRLSLNHKVLHYGDLDENPQGEVAFESLQEKFPVADIKAVVTGKDCPHMREKSALKQNKEVQELAFSILHDPDEALNFIAPNKYEYCIWTDGLNALLGKEMTSELTKNDLDTLLSMELKLRLLDLENIQIPEAPPPIPKEPSSYDFVYHYG; encoded by the exons ATGCAGGTGGTGCGTGAGCAGATAACAAGGTCCCTGAGCACAAAGCCAAACTCATTGGATCAGTTTAAGAATAAAGTCCGTTGTATGAGTTATTCTGAGATCCTGAGGCTACGTCAGTCTGAGAGGATGAGCCAGGATGACTTCCAGTCACCACCAATCAT TGAGCTCCGGGAAAAGATTCAGCCTGAGGTGATGGAGCTTATCAAACAGCAGCGCCTGAACCGTCTTTGTGAGGGCACTAGTTTCCGTAAAATTAGCAATCGCAGGCGGCAAG ATAAATTCTGGTATTGCCGACTATCTCTCAATCATAAAGTTTTGCACTATGGAGATCTGGATGAGAACCCTCAAGGTGAAGTGGCCTTTGAGTCACTGCAGGAAAAAT TTCCTGTAGCAGATATCAAAGCTGTGGTAACTGGGAAAGACTGTCCTCACATGAGAGAGAAGAGTGCCCTGAAACAAAATAAG GAAGTGCAAGAGCTGGCTTTCTCAATCCTCCATGATCCTGATGAAGCTCTAAACTTTATTGCTCCAAACAAATATGAA TACTGTATCTGGACTGATGGATTAAATGCCCTTCTGGGGAAAGAGATGACCAGTGAATTGACCAAGAATGATCTGGATACTCTGCTGAGCATGGAACTTAAACTTCGGCTGCTGGACCTAGAGAACATACAGATACCAGAGGCACCTCCTCCCATCCCCAAAGAGCCCAGCAGCTATGACTTTGTGTACCATTATGGCTGA